Genomic DNA from Halobaculum sp. MBLA0147:
GATCGCCGTCGAGTACGTCGATCGCCGCCGACTCGGAGGCGAGCACGTAGCCGTCGTCGAGTTCGCCCACCACGAGCGGGCGGTTCCCGCGCGGGTCGCGGACACCCAACACGCGATCGTCGTGCATCACCGTCAGCGAGTACGAGCCGTGGATGCGGCCCATCGTCTCGCGGACGGCGTGGAGGAGGTCACCGTCCAGCAGGTTCCGCGCGAGGTCGTGGGCGATCACCTCCGTGTCGCCGTCCGACGTGAACGCGTGTCCCAGGCCGGCGAGTTCGTCGCGGAGTTCGTCCGCGTTCACGAGGTTGCCGTTGTGCGAGAGCCCCAGCGATCCGGAGTTGAACGACACCGTGAACGGCTGGGCACACGACTGGTCGACACTGCCGGCGGTCGGGTACCGGACGTGGCCGATTCCCGTCGAGCCCGCCAGTGCCTCGACGTCCGCCTCGTCGAAGGCGTCGCCCACCAGTCCCATCTCGACGTGGTCGTGCTGTTGGAACCCGTCGTGTGTGACGATCCCCGCGGAGTCCTGCCCGCGATGTTGGAGCGCGTACAGCGCGTAGTAGACGGGGCGTGCGGCGTCCCGGTCCGCCAGCGACACCCCGACGACACCACACTTCTCGCGTGGCTCGTCGGTCGTCGCGCGGTCCGGCGTCGCCCCGTCCCCGTGACCGGTCTGCATACGACACCCTCCGCGCGCCCCCAGACTAAAACCTTCGACATCGTGGACAGGTCTCCCGCTCGATGCCTCGGTGTACACACGTTCTTGTATACCACCCGGCGAGCGGGAGACGGGACGGAAGCGACGGAGCCAGTGGGGGAGAGTCGAAACCCACTTCCTTAGGTTCGCCTAAACCGGTCCGTGCGACTGACGCGGAGAGACGCGGCGGCGGCGGTGGCGGCCGCCGGGGCCGTCGTCGGCGGGGGGCTGGCGGTCGACGCCGCCGACGGGGACCCGGTCGAGTCGGTGCTGTCGGCGTTGGACGGCGACGACGGGGGGACTGGCGACGAGACGACGGGACTCGACGAGGAGGCGGTGGCGACGCTCGTCGCGGTGGGCGAGGTGGTGTACCCGAGCCGAGCGGAGAACGTCGCCGAGTTCGTCCGTACCTACACGGAGGGCCGACTGCTCGCGGACCCGGAGCGCCGCGAGCGGGTGGCGACCGCCGTCGCGGAGCTCGACGAGGTGGCTCGCGACTGGGAGGACGCCCCACTCGTCGACCTCGCGCCCGAGGTGCGCGACGAACTCCTGCGAGAGTTGGCCGTGGACACGACGGAGCCAGATCCCGAAGGGACGCTCCCGGAGCGGGTGCGGTACTACGTCGTGAACGACCTGTTGTACGCCTTCTACGCCTCACCGACCGGCGGGGAGTTGGTCGGGACGCCGAACCCCATCGGCTACCCCGGCGGCTACCGGACCGCACTCTCGCCCGACGAGGTGCGTGCCGATCCCGAGGAGACGCGCGACCCGACGGCAGACTCGGGCGGGACGCGCGGTTCGACGACGAACTCCGACGGGACGCGCGAGTCGACGGCGGAGGAGATAGCCGACTCGACGACGGAGGAGACAGCCGACTCGACGGCAGACGGGACCGGAGGTGGTGGCCGTGAGTAGTGCCGAGTCGGACACGCCGACGGACAGGACGCCGTCGGGTCGCGTCGACGTGTGCGTGATCGGGTCGGGGCCGGCCGGGTCGCTGGTCGCGCACCGGCTCGCGGCGGCGGGCTACGAGGTGGTCGTCCTGGAGGCGGGGCCGCGGTTCGACGAGTCCGAGCGCACCGAACAGTTGGACGCCCACCTCCGACCCGGCGAGGGGAACCCGTGGGACGTGGGCGGGGAGCGAGACGCCTACACAGACGCCGGCGAGCGCGGCTACCCGCTGAACGCCGCGCGGGTGAAGGGTGTCGGGGGGTCGACGCTCCACTGGCAGGGGATGGTGATGCGGCTCCACGAGCGCGACTTCGAGATGGACTCGCGGTACGGCGTCGGAACGGACTGGCCGCTCTCGTACACCGACCTCCAGCCGTACTACGCCGAGGCGGAGTCGGCGCTGGGCGTCGCGGGTGCCGACGACAACCCGTACGCGCCGCCACGCGAGGAGCCACACCCGATGTCGGCGTTCCCGCCCTCGCACTCGGACTCCATCTTCGCCGAGGCCTGCGAGTCGCTGGGACTCGACATGCACAGCGTGCCCAACGCCCGCAACTCGGAGGCGTACGACGACGCGTCGGCGTGTGTCGGCTACGGCACCTGTCGCCCGGTGTGTCCGTCCGGCGCGAAGTACACCGCCGAACGCACCGTCGCGAAGGCGGAGGCGGCCGGCGCACGCGTGATCGACCGCGCGCCGGTCCAACGGCTGGAACACGACTCCGCCGGCGAGACCGTGGAACGGGCGGTGTACGCGACGCCGGACGGGGAGACACACGCGCAGACGGCGCGGCGGTTCGTCGTCGCCTGTGGCGGCGTGGAGACGCCGCGCCTCCTGTTGTTGTCGCGGTCGGAACAGTACCCCGACGGGCTGGCGAACTCCTCGGGACTCGTCGGACGGTACTTCATGGACCACCTGTTCGCCGGTGCCGGCGGGACGTACGACCGACCGACCGAGCAGAACCACGTCGGGTTCAACACCAGCGAGTGTCACCAGTTCTACGACGAGGCGGACCCCGTCGTCGGGATGAAGCTGGAGTTCCTCAACTACGCCGGGCCGTCGCCCGTGCTCGGCGCGTTGAACGCCGACACGTGGGGCGACGAACTGCTCGGCGACCTCCAAGGAGCGTACGGCACGCACGTCGCGATGGGGGCGCTCGTCGAACAGCTCCCCCGCAGCGAGAACCGAATCGAACTCGACCCGTCGACGACGGACGACCACGGGAACCCCGTGCCCGAGATCCACTGGTCGCTGGACGACCGGACGCGGGCGGGGCTCCGGCGCGCGAACGAGATCCAGACGGCTGTGTTGACGGAACTGGGTGTGTCGCCGGAGTGGACCGTCGGCCCCGAGGACACCGGGCCGGCGTACCACCACATGGGGACGACCCGGATGGGGACCGACCCGGCGTCGAGTGTCGTCCGCCCGGACCTACGGACGCACGACCTCCGCAACTGTTGGATCGTCGGCTCCAGTCCCTTCCCGACCGGGGGCGCGATGAACCCGACGCTCACCATCGCCGCCTTGTCACTGTTGGCGGCCGACCGGCTCGAAGAGTCGCTGGCACAGGCCTGACCGACGCCGGACGGGTCGCCGTGGCTCACACCACGAGGTGACTCACACGGGGTGGGTCGCGCTCGCGAGTCCGCTCACGGCGCGCCGGACGCCAGGTCGCGCAACACGGCCTCGGGGTCGTCGGCCTTCGCGACGCCGGAGGCGAGGAGGACGCCAGTCGCGCCCAACTCGGCGGCGGCAGCCACGTCGTCGCCGGTCGAGACGCCGGCGCCACAGAACAACTCCACGTCGTCGTCGACCGCCTCGACGGCCGCGACGGCGTCTTCGACGATCTCGGGATCGGCCGTCGCGACGGAGTCGTCGCCGCCGATCAGTGCCGGCGGTTCGACGGCGACCGCGTCGGGTGCCAACGCCGCCGCGGCACCGGACTGTGTCGGGTCGTTCGCACAGACGACCGTCTCCAACCCGGCGTCGCGTGCGGCGTCGAGTCCACCGTCGACGTCGGCGAGCTTCAGGCGGTTCTCCGAGTGGTTGAGCAGCGTCCCGCTCGCGCCGGCGTCGGCGACGCTCGTGGCGTGGACACTCCCCGTGTGACTGCCGTGTGCGACGGCGTCGACGTGTTGGGCCCACGTCTCGACGCCCGTCTCGGCGACGCGGTCAAGGTGGGCCGTCTGTGGCGCGACGGCGATCCTGACGCCGGTCTCCGCGGCCACGTCGCGAGCCGCCTCGGCGACGGCGATCGGGTCACAGTCGTACGCCTTCAGGTTGACCAGGACGAACACACCAGACACGGCGTGTGGCACGGGCTAAAACGCGGCGGTCTGAGCTCTGTGGATCCCACCGTAGACGGCCGTCGAGACAGCACGACTGTCGGGAGAACACGTCCTCCGTGCGGCAGGACCGTCGGACGACCACGACGGGCGACGGAACGGATCAGTTGTCGTTGCGCTTGACCACGTCACCCAGCGTCATCGACCCGGAGGAGTCGGCGGACCACTCCGAGTCGTCGGCGGACTCACCCTCCGTGAGCGAGATCTCCAGCGCGCCCTCGAGTTTCTGCTGGACGTCGTCGCTCGGGAGCACGTCGCCGCGTTCGAGTTTACGGATCAGGCTCCGCTTCTCGTTGAGTTCGTCGGCCAGATCCTCCTGGCTCAAGCCGCGATCCTCGCGAGCGTCCCTGATCCGGTCGTCGTAGTCGCTCGCGACCGTGTCCATCTCGTCGAACATGTCGCGGCGACGCGAAGACGACGAGGAGGAGGACGACGAGGAACTGGACGACCCCGAGGACCCACCGGACGAGGACGACGAGGACGACGTGGAGTACTTCGTGCTCGTCGAGGAACTCTGGGTGTCGCGCACCTCCGTCCCGAAGTCCGTACAGTCGTCACACAGCTCCAGCTCGGCACCTTCGACCTTCGTCGTCGTGAGCGAGGGCTTGTCAGCGCCGCACATCTCACACTGGGGCATACACTGACCGTACCGGTGGCGAGGGGATAAAACGTGCGCCCCAGGCGTCCCCGTCCCGTCCGGTGATCCGTGAGACGAGACGACCTGGCGGTGGCCGAGGAGTGAACACGAGACGAGCGTAGTGCCGACCGTCGTCGGCCCGAGAGTTCACTGGATCGTCGCGTTCGTGTACCCTGCTCGTCGCACGTCGACGATCGGTTACGGCGTGGTGTGATGCACGGTCGTGTGTAGCTACGGGCTCGTAGAGAGCAAGACTTACACTTCCGTGCGTACCGCGGTCGGGTGTGACAGAGACAGTGCTGCTCGTCGGTGGGGGTGGCCGCGAGCACGCGATCGCGGACGCGCTGGCCGACGACACGGAGTTGTACGCCTGCGCGAGCAACCGGAACCCCGGCATCGCTCGGCTCGCGGCGGGGTTCGCCGAGCGCGAGGAACGCGACGCGGACGGGATCGTCGCGTACGCCGAGTCCGTCGACGCCGATCTGGCCGTGATCGGCCCGGAGTCAGCACTGGAGGCCGGCGTCGCGGACGACCTCGAAGCGGCCGGGGTGTACACGTTCGGGCCGAGCGCGGATGCGGCGCGGATCGAGACGGACAAGCAGTTCCAGCGGCGGTTCATGGCCGAGGAGTCGATCCCCGGGTGTCCGGCGTTCGAGACGTTCGCGGACGCCGCCGCCGCCGCCGACTACGTCGCCGCGGTCGAGCACGACGTGGCCGTCAAGCCGACCGGGTTGACGGGTGGGAAGGGTGTCCGCGTGACGGGCGACCAACTGAGTCGAGACGAGGCCGTCGACTACGTCCGCGAGTCGGGGTACGACGAGTGGGTGATCGAGGAGCGACTCGTCGGCGAGGAGTTCACCGTCCAGGCGTTCGTCGCGAACGGGGAGGTGCGACCGACGCCCGCCGTCCAGGACCACAAGCGGGCCTACGAGGGCGACGAAGGGCCGAACACCGGCGGGATGGGGAGCTACAGCGCGCCGGAGCGGACGCTCCCGTTCCTCGAGGCGTCGGACTACGAGCGCGCCGTCGAGATCCTGGAGGCGACCGTCGACGCGTTGCCGAGCTACGAGGGGATCCTGTATGGGCAGTTCATGGCGACGGCCGACGGCGTGCAGGTGGTGGAGTTCAACGCCCGCTTCGGCGACCCGGAGGCGACGAACACGCTCCCGGTGATGGAGACGCCGCTGGTGGACGTGTTGACCACGGCTCGCGACGGTGAGTCGCTGCCGGAGTTGTCGTTCGCGGAGACGGCGACGGTCTGTAAGTACGCCGTCCCGGAGGGGTACCCGACGGACCCCGAGAGCGGCGCACGGATCACCGTCGACGAGGAGTCGGCCGGTGACGCACGGCTGTTCTACGCGAGCGTCGACGAGCGCGACGACGGGCTGTACACGACCACCTCGCGGGCGTTTGCGGTCGTCGGCACCGGCCCGTCGATCGCGGCGGCGGAGGCGGTCGCGAGTGACGCCGTCGGTGCGGCCGGTGAGGGGCTGCGGCACCGCTCGGACGTGGGGACCGCGGCGTCGGTCCAGCGACGGGTCGACCACCTCGCGGAGTTGCGTGGCGGGACTGTAGAGTAGGGCCCTGGGCGTGACCAGTTTCGCGGTCGGGGCCGCCGGTCACCGATCAGTTCGGCGGGAGCGGTGACGGCCGCGTGTGGCTGACAGGTGACACCTCGACACCGGACGAGCGCAGGGAGAGACGGGGTACCTCTCGACCCGTTGCTCGCCGGTCACGCGCTCGCGACGGCGGTGTCACGCACCCACAGCCCGTCGCGAGACAGTCCGGTCGGGACGGGGTGTCTGGTCGTAGCTCCGTACAAGAGGGTTCGGGTGTGGCGGGGGTCGACCGTCGCTCGCCGTTCTCACTCGTCGTAGTCGGCGACGAGTTCCTCCGCGACGGCGTCGGGCCCCAACAGCGCGGGATCGACGGTCAGGTCGGTGACCGGCTGTGCGAACTCCGGCAGACTCTCGCCAGCGTAGACGACCGCTCGCACGTCTGGGTTCCGTTCTTTCGCCACCGGGATCGAGGTCGCTTCGCTCGGGTCAGTCAGGACGTAGAGGTGGGCGTCGTCGATCCCCGCAGCGTCGAGTCGCTCCCCCGTCGGCACACCCTCGACGCGGGTTACGGTCACACCC
This window encodes:
- a CDS encoding gluconate 2-dehydrogenase subunit 3 family protein, which encodes MRLTRRDAAAAVAAAGAVVGGGLAVDAADGDPVESVLSALDGDDGGTGDETTGLDEEAVATLVAVGEVVYPSRAENVAEFVRTYTEGRLLADPERRERVATAVAELDEVARDWEDAPLVDLAPEVRDELLRELAVDTTEPDPEGTLPERVRYYVVNDLLYAFYASPTGGELVGTPNPIGYPGGYRTALSPDEVRADPEETRDPTADSGGTRGSTTNSDGTRESTAEEIADSTTEETADSTADGTGGGGRE
- a CDS encoding GMC family oxidoreductase, whose translation is MSSAESDTPTDRTPSGRVDVCVIGSGPAGSLVAHRLAAAGYEVVVLEAGPRFDESERTEQLDAHLRPGEGNPWDVGGERDAYTDAGERGYPLNAARVKGVGGSTLHWQGMVMRLHERDFEMDSRYGVGTDWPLSYTDLQPYYAEAESALGVAGADDNPYAPPREEPHPMSAFPPSHSDSIFAEACESLGLDMHSVPNARNSEAYDDASACVGYGTCRPVCPSGAKYTAERTVAKAEAAGARVIDRAPVQRLEHDSAGETVERAVYATPDGETHAQTARRFVVACGGVETPRLLLLSRSEQYPDGLANSSGLVGRYFMDHLFAGAGGTYDRPTEQNHVGFNTSECHQFYDEADPVVGMKLEFLNYAGPSPVLGALNADTWGDELLGDLQGAYGTHVAMGALVEQLPRSENRIELDPSTTDDHGNPVPEIHWSLDDRTRAGLRRANEIQTAVLTELGVSPEWTVGPEDTGPAYHHMGTTRMGTDPASSVVRPDLRTHDLRNCWIVGSSPFPTGGAMNPTLTIAALSLLAADRLEESLAQA
- the tpiA gene encoding triose-phosphate isomerase, with protein sequence MFVLVNLKAYDCDPIAVAEAARDVAAETGVRIAVAPQTAHLDRVAETGVETWAQHVDAVAHGSHTGSVHATSVADAGASGTLLNHSENRLKLADVDGGLDAARDAGLETVVCANDPTQSGAAAALAPDAVAVEPPALIGGDDSVATADPEIVEDAVAAVEAVDDDVELFCGAGVSTGDDVAAAAELGATGVLLASGVAKADDPEAVLRDLASGAP
- a CDS encoding multiprotein bridging factor aMBF1, which translates into the protein MPQCEMCGADKPSLTTTKVEGAELELCDDCTDFGTEVRDTQSSSTSTKYSTSSSSSSSGGSSGSSSSSSSSSSSSSRRRDMFDEMDTVASDYDDRIRDAREDRGLSQEDLADELNEKRSLIRKLERGDVLPSDDVQQKLEGALEISLTEGESADDSEWSADSSGSMTLGDVVKRNDN
- the purD gene encoding phosphoribosylamine--glycine ligase — encoded protein: MTETVLLVGGGGREHAIADALADDTELYACASNRNPGIARLAAGFAEREERDADGIVAYAESVDADLAVIGPESALEAGVADDLEAAGVYTFGPSADAARIETDKQFQRRFMAEESIPGCPAFETFADAAAAADYVAAVEHDVAVKPTGLTGGKGVRVTGDQLSRDEAVDYVRESGYDEWVIEERLVGEEFTVQAFVANGEVRPTPAVQDHKRAYEGDEGPNTGGMGSYSAPERTLPFLEASDYERAVEILEATVDALPSYEGILYGQFMATADGVQVVEFNARFGDPEATNTLPVMETPLVDVLTTARDGESLPELSFAETATVCKYAVPEGYPTDPESGARITVDEESAGDARLFYASVDERDDGLYTTTSRAFAVVGTGPSIAAAEAVASDAVGAAGEGLRHRSDVGTAASVQRRVDHLAELRGGTVE
- a CDS encoding CTP synthetase, which gives rise to MRAVLAGPDADGLGDALRAEGVTVTRVEGVPTGERLDAAGIDDAHLYVLTDPSEATSIPVAKERNPDVRAVVYAGESLPEFAQPVTDLTVDPALLGPDAVAEELVADYDE